ctgggtggctcagcagttgagcatctacctttggctcagggcttgatcccagacttccagaatagagtcccacaccaggttccctgcatggagcctgcttctccctctgcctatgtctctgcctctctctctctgtctctcatgaataaataaatgaaatctttaaaaaaaaaaaattccagttttcAGGAAATAACTGAAGATACAAAGGAACAAAGTGACACCAGGAAGAAGCATAAGATCAATATAAAACATGagacaggggatgcctgggtggctcagtctgccttcatgccttaggtcatgatcccagggtcctgggattgagccccgtatcaggctccttggcaaggaatctgcttctctctccaaccTTCACCTTGTTCATGCTCTTTTACTcgctttctcactttctctcaaataaataaaaataaaaatgttaaaaaaaaaaaaaagagagaaaaagagattgtaCAGGATGATTGACTCAGTATCTCCAAAAGTTAATTATATGtaaaaaggggaagggaggggcacctgggaggctcagtcaaacggctatctttggctcaggtcatgatcccagggccctgaaatcaagccccatatcaggctccctgctcaatgagagcctgcttctccctctcctgccctccttgcttgtgctgtcagataaataaaaatcctcaaaaactaattaattaattaattaaaataaattacaagggaaagggaataaaaatatgaaggagAAGGGGACTTGCTCTAGTTTAAGAGAACTGCAGACATAACAATCAAATGCAACGTGTGGACCATATCCAGATTCTggtaactaaaaggaaaaaaaaaaccaactctgaaaagacatttttggtttaaatgggaaaatgtggtaataaatatatatttattacgaTAATAAATTCCTGCTAATTTTGTTAGTCATGACAATATTAGGATCGcatgagaaaatgttttttaaagatgcatactgaaaaaaaacagatgcagCAAATATAACAAATGTTAATAATTTGTTAATCCTAAGTGATGGGCACTTAGCAGATCATACTATTCTACTTTTCTGTGATTAGATAATTTTACAGTTATATAACAGTGCATTCATCAAAATGACCCAATGTAGGATACTTCACATTATTAGAATCTGCTTCACTCACCTGTTACCAATTTCTTCCCTATGTTTCAATAGGGCTTGGTTAGCCATTTCTGGTTCTTCAAACTGCACATAGGCttctcctgtttttcttctccctctgtaaTCCATGACAAAAGTGATGTCTACTATATTCAGTCCTATGAcaccaaaaaaattattatgaattaGTGCTGCTAAAAGGAGCCTTTCTTATCCTTAGGAATAATACATTCATTCACAtagtagtaatttttaaaatcttatcagTAAAATTTTATGTCTGTTTGCTAGTCGGATACATGCCTAATGGGAAGAAAATTATTATGTGGCAAAGCCAGTAACACCTACACATTTGTATTTCCAGAATATTTAGGATCCATGCAATCCATCTAAAACACACAatcggggattcctgggtggctcagcggtttagtgcctgcctttggcccggggcgtgatcctggggttccaggatcaagtcccatgtcgggctccttgcgtggaccctgcctttccctctgcctgtgtctctgcctctctctgtctctcgtgaataaataaataaaatcttaaaaaaaaaaaaagagagagatgataaTGCTTTTAAACCATAGAAATTGTTATTGTTTTAGACAAATACAGCCATGCTTATGAGGTTATATTCCTCAACAGTAAAATAAACCtgcatgaaataattttgaaatgtgaCATTCTCCTAAGATCAGCAGAATAGGTCAAAACACTTATATAAACACTGAATACCCAAGTAAAAATTTCTCCCCTAAAGAACCTAATATAACTTCATGCAGTTATCTAGAAAAAAGGTTCATCTAagacataaaatgaaacaataaggaaaagaaaaatgaggcccCAAACAGGATATAACTGAAAAAGTACCTGCAAAGAAGTCTACAATGTCTTTCTCATTGCAGCTATAAGGAAGTCCTCTCAAACGAACCACACCATCATTTACCACAGGTGAAGATTTGACCTGCAGGCTCTTCATTAAGGCATCCACATCTTCATTGTTTATCTCATACActacaaagaaaaacacacaaaaattacaGAAACTTACAAAGCAAAggaagacactaaaaaaaaaaaaaaaaaatcacacttggTGAGTTATCTTAGAATAAAAACTAGTATTTTTAACCTTTGTGTACTTCTCTGgagaaaataacaaatgacatttactgaatatgaatatttactgtgtgccagctgTGACTTAAGCATCCCAACTTGTGAGGTAAACTTGGTCAACATCCTCATTTTTATAGGTAAGAAACTGAGATTACCTCAGTGTTTCATTTTCATATCCTATAAAAGGGTGTATTCATAATATCTACTTCATTATTGCTAAGGATCAAACGAAACTGCCTTAGAAAGTACAGGCTAAAGTACTGATCACACAAAGCCAGAATATGACTTCACATACCTTCCACATATCGTTGTCCCATGTACATGCGATGCTTTTCTAAGGCTTTTTGCACATCCTGCTCTGACTCCATTTCAATTAAGGCATCACCTCTTCTTTTCCCATCTCTATTTAAGAGGAAGTGTATTCCATTCTCACCATTGCGGATTCTGCAGTCTAAAAATACGTGAgtaaaatcaaaaccagaaaccAAACTTTTAACTCAATTATACAAGTCGCTAGAATGGAATCTTCCAATTCCAACAACAAAGCAGGAACCAAAATGTCTATCATATTCCTTATAGAAACCCCCGTCACTGAAGACATCCAAATACTAATGAGGCAATAGTCtataaaattttacttgaaaaagaTAAGCAAACCTTAGCACATAAGTTTATGACCTCCTGATCATTAAAATAGCAAACAGGCTCAACATAGAATATATTATGTCCTTCTCAATGCTTCTATAATCAGTTTCAAATcacataaagaattaaaatatggtTAAGTTTACACATGTTTTCTTCTGTTATAATCATAAGAACTTCAAAATAAATCctgtaataataattttgttacCATAATTGAACTTTGCCCCTTTTTCATTACCAAAGAAAGATCCTCACACTGCATACTTCTAATGGCAGCAAATTGAAGATGTAAAGAGCCTCATAAAATACTTGACCCACACAATGCTATGCACATTAAGGTACTCTATATTATTAcatcattttacaatatttaaaGTGGCATCTTCTAAAAGCCTTTTTTcgagggggcacctaggtggcttagtcagttaggcatctgatctcagctcaagtcatgatctcagggtcctgggattgagccccaagctgGGTTCTGGgctgagtagggagtctgcttatccctccatgtcttgctctctctcaaataaaatattaaaaaataaataattaaataaataaagcccttaaaattttttattttgtttgagggCGAGAAAGCACAAGctaggagaagcagaggaagggaatCCTCAGGccaactctccactgagcaccaAGCCAGTCAgtcgcagggctcaatcccaggactctaagatcatgacctgagctgaaattgagagtcagacgcttaacagactgagtcactcAGATGCCGCTTTCTAAAAcccttttaaaaggaaagttaaaaatcATAGTCAGGTACAGAACTTAGAAACCAGTCACAGATATGTAAACATTCCAAAAATGTTACTAAGGAAATTATGCCACTTGACACTAAGTGATCTTGTATTCTAAATGCATGTATTACATAAAGAGCTACACTTAactggttttgctttttgatagGTAAATACTAAaacttcagaggaaaaaaaaaaaaactggtttctACCGTGCAGTTTTAACATTACACTTTTGTATTGCATTTAAAATCTTTACATCTGGTATATGCCACAAATGGTACACATGATGTCAGTTGGTATGCACATACAACCACTCAGAACTAGACAACTTGCCAACCACCAAATAAGATGTCTACAGTATAGTTTAACTCGGTTTCCATGAGACTACTTTTTTACTCAGACAAAATTATATATTCCAAACATACATAAAAGGTACCTGAGAAAAAGTTAACCACATCTTCTATAGTGCACGACCACGGTAATCCTTGAGCTCGAATGAGATAAACATCATCTACTTCTTCTCCTAACTTGGAGGAAGCCAATTCATACTCAGGTAGAGGTGGAATGTCTTCCAGGTAGGTAGTTTTGGACTCCTTCcaagagagataaagaaatgtaaaaatgctgCTCTGACCATCTCacttagaaaatgtttatttctgcaaACTAATGCTCTGGATGTTATCCTTAGGAGACAGTTACTATTTCAGAGGCGAGAAGTAAACTTCACCAGTGTAACTCATCCTTTTTTGGCATAAATTGTACATTCTAAAGCAACAAGCAGGTAGCAACAAATCCCAATGATTTGGCGGGACATAAATTTTATCCAgggcttctttttaaattcatcagTCCCAAATTACACCTAATAATAGTGTTTAAGTTAAAGCAGAACAAGAAGGGTCTCTTCAATTTGACAAATATGAGTGCCTCCTATATACCATGTGCCATATTAGGCCCTCATCTCAAAGAGCTTACAATCTAGACTAAGACAAGCATTACAAGACAGGATGCTTTAAGTACtacagtcaagatacagagtATTATAGGAATTCAAAACAGAACACTAAAAGAATCAAGTCATCATAAAAGATGGGCCTCAAAGGAAGGACAGAATTTTGACAGCAATATATAAATGATAGGGCACTCCAGCTTGAGAGGTGAGAGGAAGAGGCAGTATGAACAAAAGCCCATTTGCAAAACAGCAATAATCCCATTTGGCTAAACTTCAGGGTATAATTAGGAGCCAGAGAAGATGAGCTGGCAAAAGGAACTTGGTATCATACAACAGAGAGGCTTGAGTGTCAAGCTCAATGTGTCCCCTCAACCTGGCAAAATAGAGTTAATAAAAGGCATTTACCAGTAGGTAAAACTACAAGAGAGCAGGATGCATGGACCGACTAATCTGTCAACTGGTAAGTCAGACCAACTAAATAAGGGAAAGATCCTAAGAGGTGACAGCAGTAGTGTGTTAAGGTAACAGGCGCCTGAGACATGCCTAAAGAACTCTATTTTACAAGACCTAGAAAAAACTGGAATTTACTAAGATTTCAATAAGCACTACAAAAAAAACCAGGATTGACAGTGAAGAAGTCTTACAACTTGCGCTCTCCTGGGCTAACAAGAGAGATGTTCCTTCGTCCCATTCCATGATTTACCTTGAGGCTTAAGCCTACCTGCGAGGAGTCAATGATCGATGTAAACCTCTAGCGGATGTCTTTCTACGTATCTAATAAAAATGCAACAAACACACTTACTAATGTGGAAAGACAACTCAACTTTAAATCAGGTGGCTTGCCAATCTATCGCTCTAAGAAGATACTTCACTCCTTTGTAGGTTCCCAGTCATTTTCATGAAGacttacatataattttaaaacttatttttttttaattttcttatttattgatgatagtcaccgagagagagagagagagagagagagaggcagagacacaggcagagggagaagcaggctccatgcaccgggagcccgacgtgggactcgatcccgggtctccaggatcgcgccctgggccaaaggcaggtgccaaaccgctgcgccacgcagggatcccctataattcTAAAAATCAAGGATAAATGCAAGCAGTGCGTTAACAGCAGTCGAGAGATTCAACAGATATCATCAGAGCCAATTCCATAGAAAATAACCGAGAGAGTAGCTAGTTCACAAAAGCTTAttagagatggggggggggggtgtttgttgttgtttgtttgtttgtttgttttcagtaaaGGCAATATTCCCCGTTGTCCCGGAATTCCGTAAGCCCCCCAAGCCTTTACCGAAAAGGGCGGCACCAGTATTGGGCCAGAATCCGAGTCAATCGGCTCCGGCAGTGGCCGGCAGAAGCCGGGCCGCGCTCGTGACCCCCCGGTCGCCCTGAGCTCAAGGAGAAGCGCGCGTGGACTCAAAGGCAAGTGGGGCCCAAGGTGTCAGGGGCTCCGCCGGCGCGCACGCGAGCTGCTAGCGGAGAAGAGGGCCTCCCCCGGGGCGCCGGCATCTGCCATCGGGGCCCCCGAGGGACACGCGGGCCGAGCGCGGAGACGGCGCAGGCTCGTCCGCGCCCGGGGCAGGTGGAGGCGCGGCGGTGACCTTCAGGAGCGGCCCGCGAGCGCTCCGGGACCGGCCTCGCGACAGCCCAGCGGCCGGCGGGAGCCAGGGCCCCGGCACCCAGGCCGGCCGCACGCAACGAGgagggccccggggcccggggggggTGCGCGGCGCGAGGCGCAGGCGGCCGGGGAGGTCCCGcgcggccccgggcgcccccgtACCTGGCTGTAGGTCCGCGCcgggcccgcggccgccgccaGCGACTGCGGCAGCAGCGGGGCCCGCAGCGCCGGGTAggaggccgcggcggcggcggcggcggcggcggcggcggagggggccgcggggggaggcCCCGCCAGTCTCCCGGCGGGCGCAGGCCCGGCCTGGAGGCCCCGCGCGTGagaggcggcggccgcggcggccccgagcagcagcagcaggcggcggcggcccgaGACGCCCGACGGGAAGGAGCCGGCGGCCGAGTAGAAGGGCAGGCAGGCGGCGCCGGTGCGTCGGCAGCTGCTGCAGTTGCAGCCGCAGCCGCGGAGCAGCGCCCCGAGCACCCAGCGCGTCCCGGCCATGGACTCCGGAGGCGGCGCGGGgcccggaggcggcggcggcggcggcggcggccgcggcgcgagcggggcgggggtggactccagggcgggggagggggcccggcACATGCGCCGCCGGCAGCCGGGCCGCGGCCGCGGGAGGAGGCGAGGGCAGGCGCTGCTCCGCCCGGTCTCCGCCCTCGGGGCGGGGCtgccggcgggcggggggggcggggggcgccgctCGTCTTCCCCcggcaggaaactgaggccctgaggggcccggggcgggggcggggcggggcggggcggggcgcgccggGGGCAGCGACGCGGGCGCCGTCCCGTGAGGCGCGGAAGGGCGGGCTGTGGAGGCGGCGCGGCCCTCGGCCTCGGGAGGCTGGACGGCGGACGCGGACTCGAGACCTGTGGGGAGGCCGCCTCTCTTTGTTTTAAGGTGAAatacagacttctttttttttatttatttatttatttattttttttttttttttttttttttttttttttctgaaacacagACTTCTATGCTGACTCCGCGTGCAGCAAAAAATAAAGCCTCCTCCGGTAAGTTAGTGTGTTCGCGAGTTTTGCAGAAAGACCGGTTGTGCAGTTTTCCTCTTTCTGAGAGCAGGATCCGTCTCCGATGAATAAGCAAAAAACGGAGCGCTGAGGGGGAAGATAGGACAAGCTGAAAATtctaagactttttattttattcttattttttttaatttattttttattggtgttcagttcaccaacatacagaataacccccagtgcccgtcacgcattcactcccaccccccgtctAAAACTTCTTATTCATGAAAATTTCGAAGTGCCGTGAAGTCCTAGAGTTTCAGAAATCATCGTTTTTCTGTCTCGTATccgtcaccaccatcaccaccccgcaaacacttttctcttttttttttctcattaaacttttgttttaatgggtctcgaAATTccgtgacagatttttggtcaagtggtttccattaaaaagtaccgattttaaaaactaatgacttaaaactgccacacacgcacaagagaaaacaaacaaacaaacaaacaaaaaacatggtcCACATGCtgcaatattttaaagcaaatcccaaatATCACGTCAGTCATCCTTTCACTGTCATCCTAAACTGatcaggacttaaaaaaaaaacacaaaaacaccaCGATGATTCTTGGATTAACTGTTCTGAAGTATTCAAGAAGATTGTTTAAAATTTGAGTTGTTTACTCTGGCCTACTTTTATTAAAAGGAAAGCTCAGGGGTTCCttgggggcgcagcggtttagcacctgcctttggcccagggcgtgatcctggagacctgggatcgagtcctgcctccggctccctgcatggagcctgcttctccctctgcctctgtctctgcctctctctctctctctctctctgtgtgactatcacaaataaataaaaatttaaaaaataaaataaaataaaaggaaagctcAGTATTTCCCAGAAAACCCTttccccaccaaaaaagaaaagaacaggggaaaaaaataaataaataaaacctgattaACTTGGCTCTATGGATTTAGAGTATCCAAGAAAAGACTTCCTCATCTGCAAGATTTAGGAatcctagagattttttttcttaactctccGTTTCAAGCAGGAAAATGGGTTAGCCCGTCATAACGGATTATCACTATAAATCATAATCTGTGAATGTGCTAGAGATTCTGCCCATATGTACCCTTGCCTTCATTTTCGTAATAGCTGAAGCCATCATCCGTAATATGCAAATCTGAATGGATTAGCAACCTAAATacatagaatgaaatcttgcggATTATAATCAGGAGTCTACACCAAAGCATTAAAATAGGAAGCTTCAATTTTTTACCTAGAGGAAGTTGGGAgaatataaagggaaaaaagaaactaattttggACAATTACCCATTTacctaaaacatttatttattcagtgctcTTTGTGTTCCAGGCATGATGCTATGCCCTGTCCAGTCAAGTATAATAACAGGCTTACAGACCAAATATCAAAGTGATGTTTAGATTTACATATGTCTAGATTATAGAACGAGAAGaactagttttttaaattaaaactaataacttatgaaaaggttttaaaagttgtattaaatattattttaacccAAACAAGTACAGCTCTGTTTACTAGGGCTAGTTAAACTTTTATTATGGAAACAAAAAGATTCTTGGACAAAAAAATTTGGAGAGACTGGGGTGGTGACaatagagatgaagagggaagaTTGAGATTTTAGGAAGTGAAATCAATAGGATTTGAGGCCAGATTAGAGAGGTAGTGTTTTCTGTAATTGTGTTATTTGGAGTTGGGAGAGCTGGATGGGGATGACTTTTCATCCCTGGGAAAGTTTAGAGATTAGAAATATTGGAAGCCAACGAACCCCATTTTCCGTTAAGCCAGAGAAGACTGTCCTGGAAATATTTGCTTGGGAGTTGTCAGTATAACCGAAGCTGCTGGTTTGGATGAGATTGCTAGGACCAAGGTTAGAGTGAAAAGGCCTAGAAACAAGTGAGGTGCTACAACAACGAATGCTCTGTAGAGGAAAATGAACTTGCAAGAAGAGCGAGAAGGATCAGTAAGAGAATTAAGAGCAGATTAATGAAAGCCAACAGTGTTTCTCCGGAAGGAGGTAGGGAGTATCTACCAGTGTCAAGTCCTTACTAAGATCATTACTTACTTGTCAAGTGAGAGGAGAATAGGAGAAAGCGTCTTGGATTTAGTGACATGGGAAGCCTTCAGTAATCTTGTCTACAGTCGTCTGGGGTAGTGGTAGCAGAGGCCACAATAAAGCAggggtgaggaaatggagatagAAGTGCAAAATAAGTTTGATTTTGTAGGTGAGAAAGGGATAAGGCAGTAAGTATATGTCAAAAgtggattttgttttgctttgtttggatTAAATTAGGGTAGATTAGAGCATATTGAGATGATGTTGGGAGAGGATTCAATTACTAAGGATTTAATTGAGTGATCAAGAGAAAATAGACACAATTGATATCTGGGTTGCTAGAAGGGTGAAAGAGGATAGGTATCAAAGCTCAGGTGCAGACATGAGCTCTGTATAGGAGAGAGCTCCACGGTTTCTCTAAGTAACCATAAAGCATATTGCTCTTGTGGTACTTACTACAGTACTGTACAGAGTAGTACTGACAGTGTTAACCTTCTTCTCTGACAAGAATTTATGAGGTTGAGCTAGTCTTAATCGGTAGAAGGAAACACCGGAGATTTGGGAGAAAGTAAGGAGAGGGACTGAGAAAAACAATTCCCATTGCTAccaaagaattttcaaaacaagTCCTCTTAGCTCTAAATAGCACATTATTGTGAGCTGGGAGAGGACCTGGAAGGATCTGATTGTTCTGATTACtaagaaaaaagtgaaggaaCACCTTTTATTGTCAGTGCCCCTCAATTCTTGGAGATGAACATACTTTTCTTCTGATATGCAATGAAGTTGAGTTAATCCTAAAGGTCTCACCCCACAGCCTTCTTTGCAtttgaaaggaacaaaaaaatcaTGAACCATGGATGTCAATAAGCCTAGGGtggcaaaaggaaaaggaatggaaGTGAAGTACCCTAAAGAAATGGTGCCCATTTGTGTAACCTGTGATTAAGGTGCTATTCATCATCCAagattaaaggaagaaatttattGCATTGAGTAGATGCAAGAGAACTTCAAGAAAGTTACTTCCAAGGAAAGACAAAGAGGTGCTTTTTATCACCACTATCACTGCTTCATTCTTTTATCTGACAAGGAAAATTGATCCACTGTTTTTTGCTGCAGTGATGTGTTTCTTAGGTTAGCTTTGTCAACTGACTTATATTCACTACTAACAAGTCCATACTAACCAGTGTTTATTTCTTTCCCATAATTGCATCTGGAAAATCATTCTGCGAAGGAATATAATGTACCTGTTTATGATCAACACATGACAGACTAATGAACTTCTATATACTGAAGCTTCTTCACTTGTTAAAGTTAGCTTGTTGAAATTTAGGTAGGTCTCTAGGAAAGAGAGTAGctgatttgttatttatttttattttttaaagattttatttatttattcatgagaatacacagagaggagagagagagagaggcagagacataggcagagggagaagcaggctccacgcagggagcccaacgtgggactcaatccagggtctccaggatcaggccctggactgaaggcggtgctaaaccactgagccacccaggctgcccactgatttgttatttaaattaaatgaaatgtacTATCAAGAcatagtaatataaataaaaataaaagtatgatttatattaataataacacaTTTTGCCTGTGACAAATATGAACAAGACTGGAAAATATGAACTCTATTCCCGAGGGAATTCTCAGAATTCATTATCAAACATAGTTATTACCAGGAACCAATTTATCCAGATAGATGAGGGGGTCACCAAACTAAATTCTTTGTGAATGCTGAGATGGTACTACTGTGTAAAGCTCACATTGAGGATATTTAGAAAGTGGAATGATGGGCTAGAGCATCCTCTGGCCATATTTACAAAGATAAGGTGGTAATGGTTTTTACTAGTCAGCTAATTAAAAAGTAGTCACTTCAACTAACTTTTCCTTGGAGGGCAGAAGC
This Canis lupus dingo isolate Sandy chromosome 13, ASM325472v2, whole genome shotgun sequence DNA region includes the following protein-coding sequences:
- the GRSF1 gene encoding G-rich sequence factor 1 encodes the protein MAGTRWVLGALLRGCGCNCSSCRRTGAACLPFYSAAGSFPSGVSGRRRLLLLLGAAAAAASHARGLQAGPAPAGRLAGPPPAAPSAAAAAAAAAAASYPALRAPLLPQSLAAAAGPARTYSQESKTTYLEDIPPLPEYELASSKLGEEVDDVYLIRAQGLPWSCTIEDVVNFFSDCRIRNGENGIHFLLNRDGKRRGDALIEMESEQDVQKALEKHRMYMGQRYVEVYEINNEDVDALMKSLQVKSSPVVNDGVVRLRGLPYSCNEKDIVDFFAGLNIVDITFVMDYRGRRKTGEAYVQFEEPEMANQALLKHREEIGNRYIEIFPSRRNEVRTHVGSHKGKKMASSPTAKYITEPEMAFEEHEVNEDIRPMTAFESEKEIELPKEMSEKLPEAVDFGATSSLHFVHMRGLPFQANAQDIINFFAPLKPVRITMEYSSNGKATGEADVHFDTHEDAVAAMLKDRSHVHHRYIELFLNSCPKGK